The proteins below come from a single bacterium genomic window:
- the ruvB gene encoding Holliday junction branch migration DNA helicase RuvB encodes MTSGIPSTDDLIQEEGLRPARLADFVGQTQVAENLGVYLEAARRRGKPLDHVLFAGPPGLGKTSLAHIVANEMGANLRQTSGPALERAGDLAALLSHIEPGDVLFVDEIHRLGTVVEEVLYPAMEDFSLDLTVGQGPGSRSVRIELPPFTLVGATTRAGLLSAPLRDRFGIVERLEFYPPGDLATIVARAAGKVGARLADDAAEELARRSRGTPRIALRLLRRLRDFAEVRGDGEVTLAVADDALKRLGVDELGLDGLDRRLLSVIVEHHQGGPVGLNTIAAALGEEPDTLEEVSEPYLIQIGFLERTPRGRVATPAARAHLGLPGFGGSLFS; translated from the coding sequence CTGACGAGCGGCATCCCGTCCACCGACGATCTGATTCAGGAAGAGGGGCTGCGCCCGGCCCGCCTCGCCGACTTCGTCGGCCAGACGCAGGTCGCGGAGAATCTCGGCGTCTATCTCGAGGCGGCGCGCCGCCGCGGAAAGCCGCTGGACCACGTGCTGTTCGCGGGCCCGCCGGGACTGGGGAAGACGAGCCTCGCGCACATCGTCGCCAACGAGATGGGGGCCAACCTGCGCCAGACCTCGGGGCCGGCGCTGGAGCGGGCCGGCGACCTCGCCGCGCTGCTGAGCCATATCGAGCCGGGGGACGTGCTGTTCGTCGACGAAATTCACCGCCTCGGAACGGTCGTGGAGGAGGTTCTCTATCCGGCGATGGAGGACTTCTCGCTCGACTTGACGGTCGGGCAGGGGCCGGGCTCGCGGTCGGTGCGGATCGAACTGCCGCCGTTCACGCTCGTCGGCGCGACGACGCGCGCCGGACTGCTTTCGGCGCCGCTGCGCGACCGCTTCGGGATCGTCGAGCGACTGGAGTTCTATCCGCCGGGCGATCTGGCGACGATCGTGGCCCGCGCCGCGGGGAAGGTCGGCGCGCGGCTCGCCGACGACGCGGCCGAGGAACTCGCGCGGCGCTCGCGCGGCACCCCGCGCATCGCGCTGCGGCTGCTGCGGCGGCTGCGGGACTTCGCCGAGGTGCGGGGCGACGGCGAGGTGACGCTGGCCGTGGCCGACGACGCGCTGAAGAGGCTCGGCGTGGACGAACTCGGGCTCGACGGACTCGACCGGCGGCTGCTGTCGGTGATCGTCGAGCACCATCAAGGCGGGCCGGTCGGCCTCAACACGATCGCCGCCGCGCTCGGCGAGGAGCCGGACACCTTGGAAGAGGTTTCCGAGCCGTACTTGATCCAGATCGGCTTCCTCGAGCGGACGCCGCGCGGCCGCGTCGCCACCCCGGCCGCGCGGGCGCATCTGGGCCTGCCGGGCTTCGGCGGCTCCCTCTTCTCCTGA
- a CDS encoding YebC/PmpR family DNA-binding transcriptional regulator produces the protein MSGHSKWANIKHRKGAQDAAKAKQFTKAGREIVVAAKAGGGDPDANARLRAAIAAARDVNMPKDRIEAAIKKGVGGGLGANYEEVVYEGHGPSGVAVIANVLTDNRNRTASEMRFLFSRYGGELGVPGCVSWMFDRKGYIEIPADGVEEEKLMEVVLEAGGDDVRLEGDVFEVYAAPESFENVREAVEKAGIKVAKGEVAMIPKNLVRVEGKKAESLLSLLEALDDHDDVQKVAANCDIDESVGA, from the coding sequence ATGAGCGGGCACTCGAAGTGGGCCAACATCAAGCACCGCAAGGGCGCGCAGGACGCGGCCAAGGCGAAGCAATTCACCAAAGCCGGGCGCGAGATCGTCGTCGCCGCGAAGGCGGGCGGCGGCGATCCTGACGCGAACGCGCGGCTCCGGGCGGCCATCGCCGCGGCGCGCGACGTCAACATGCCCAAAGATCGGATCGAGGCCGCCATCAAGAAGGGCGTCGGCGGCGGACTGGGCGCGAACTACGAAGAGGTCGTCTACGAAGGGCACGGCCCGTCCGGCGTGGCCGTCATCGCCAACGTCCTGACCGACAACCGGAACCGCACGGCGAGCGAGATGAGGTTCCTCTTCAGCCGCTACGGCGGCGAGCTGGGCGTTCCGGGCTGCGTCTCCTGGATGTTCGACCGCAAGGGGTACATCGAGATCCCGGCGGACGGCGTCGAGGAAGAGAAGCTGATGGAAGTCGTTCTGGAGGCCGGCGGCGACGACGTGCGGCTCGAAGGGGACGTCTTCGAAGTCTACGCCGCGCCCGAGAGCTTCGAGAACGTGCGCGAGGCGGTCGAGAAGGCCGGGATCAAGGTCGCCAAGGGCGAGGTCGCGATGATCCCGAAGAACCTCGTCCGCGTCGAGGGGAAGAAGGCGGAGAGCCTGCTTTCGCTGCTCGAGGCCTTGGACGACCACGACGACGTGCAGAAGGTCGCCGCGAACTGCGACATCGACGAGTCGGTCGGCGCTTGA
- a CDS encoding glycosyltransferase family 2 protein: protein MVVAEEIVPRVSLVAPVFDEVECLPALLDEVRAAMAGRDYEFVLVDDGSRDGSSELLDRAAAEDPRIVALHFARNAGQTAAFAAGFAAARGEIVVTLDADGQNPPSEIPKLLAAMTDGVDLVAGYRLGRRDSAWRRMQSRIANGVRNKLSGETIRDTGCSLKAFRARHLKAIPLFAGMHRFLPTLCRLAGAKVVVEVGVAHRPRVAGRSKYGMWNRAFRAFVDLLAVRWMQKRWLRYEVRG, encoded by the coding sequence GTGGTGGTCGCCGAGGAAATCGTTCCGCGGGTTTCGCTGGTCGCGCCCGTGTTCGACGAGGTGGAGTGCCTTCCCGCGCTGCTCGACGAAGTGCGCGCGGCGATGGCGGGGCGCGACTACGAGTTCGTGCTCGTGGACGACGGCTCGCGCGATGGCTCGTCGGAGCTGCTCGACCGCGCCGCGGCCGAGGATCCGCGGATCGTCGCGCTCCACTTCGCGCGCAACGCCGGCCAGACCGCGGCGTTCGCGGCGGGGTTCGCCGCCGCGCGCGGCGAGATCGTCGTCACGCTCGACGCGGACGGGCAGAACCCGCCGTCCGAGATCCCGAAACTGCTCGCCGCGATGACCGACGGCGTCGACCTCGTCGCCGGCTACCGGCTCGGGCGCCGCGACTCCGCGTGGCGAAGGATGCAGTCGCGGATCGCCAACGGCGTGCGGAACAAGCTCTCCGGGGAGACGATCCGCGACACCGGCTGCTCGCTCAAGGCGTTTCGCGCGCGCCACCTCAAGGCGATCCCGCTCTTCGCCGGCATGCACCGCTTCCTGCCGACCCTCTGCCGCCTCGCCGGGGCGAAGGTCGTCGTCGAGGTCGGCGTCGCCCATCGGCCGCGCGTCGCCGGCCGCTCGAAGTACGGCATGTGGAACCGCGCCTTCCGCGCCTTCGTCGATCTGCTCGCGGTCCGCTGGATGCAGAAGCGCTGGCTGCGCTACGAGGTGCGCGGCTGA
- a CDS encoding VWA domain-containing protein codes for MRPTFLPRAAAALLCAAAFPAAAADAPPRIVILAPPAEAPVVGPTVVAFRFEGVEDGAVREAVVALDGRAAATLVRPPWRTTIDAGAELRPRRLEVRARLADGRALTASLTTRAVPATEVSVRLVTLAVSVVDGDGKPIAGLGRDDFEVLDGGRPVEIDHFETAPAPLAVALVVDASVSMEGDKLDAARRAGEKFLAALEPRDRALLISFSDDVRVETPLGPPQAALPRLAALAAGGGTALYDAVHRGAAELAAAPEGFRRVVVLLSDGRDEASSGLEPGSFHTLDEAVRKAHEVDALVYALGMGPLLATETDFTGRFTTAEVLRRLARTTGGQFVAVAKAGRLGAAFREVQDELRRQYTIAYRPPAPRPGETFRTIEVRVRRPGAAARTREGYFVGQ; via the coding sequence ATGCGTCCGACGTTCCTTCCGCGCGCCGCGGCCGCCCTGCTCTGCGCCGCGGCGTTCCCCGCCGCGGCGGCCGACGCGCCGCCGCGGATCGTGATCCTCGCGCCGCCGGCCGAAGCGCCGGTCGTCGGCCCGACGGTCGTCGCGTTCCGCTTCGAGGGGGTCGAGGACGGCGCGGTCCGCGAGGCGGTGGTCGCGCTCGACGGGCGCGCCGCGGCGACGCTCGTCCGCCCGCCGTGGCGGACGACGATCGACGCCGGCGCGGAGCTTCGTCCGCGGCGTCTCGAGGTGCGCGCGCGCCTCGCCGACGGGCGGGCGCTGACGGCCTCGCTGACGACGCGGGCCGTTCCCGCGACCGAGGTCAGCGTGCGGCTGGTCACGCTCGCCGTCAGCGTCGTGGACGGCGACGGGAAGCCGATCGCCGGTCTGGGGCGCGACGACTTCGAGGTGCTCGACGGCGGCCGGCCGGTCGAGATCGATCACTTCGAGACCGCGCCCGCGCCGCTGGCCGTGGCCCTCGTCGTCGACGCGTCGGTCAGCATGGAAGGGGACAAGCTCGACGCGGCGCGCCGCGCGGGAGAGAAGTTCCTCGCCGCGCTCGAGCCGCGCGACCGCGCGCTGCTGATTTCGTTCTCCGACGACGTGCGCGTCGAGACGCCGCTCGGCCCGCCGCAGGCGGCGCTGCCGCGCCTCGCCGCGCTGGCGGCGGGCGGCGGCACGGCGCTCTACGACGCGGTCCATCGCGGCGCGGCCGAGCTGGCCGCGGCCCCGGAGGGGTTCCGCCGCGTCGTCGTGCTGCTCTCCGACGGGCGGGACGAGGCCTCCTCGGGGCTCGAGCCCGGCTCGTTCCACACGCTCGACGAGGCGGTGCGCAAGGCGCACGAAGTGGACGCGCTGGTCTACGCGCTGGGGATGGGGCCGCTGCTCGCGACGGAGACCGACTTCACCGGGCGCTTCACGACGGCCGAGGTGCTGCGGCGTCTGGCGCGGACGACCGGCGGCCAGTTCGTCGCCGTCGCCAAGGCCGGGCGGCTGGGCGCGGCGTTCCGCGAAGTGCAGGACGAGCTGCGGCGGCAGTACACGATCGCCTACCGCCCCCCCGCCCCGCGCCCGGGGGAGACGTTCCGGACGATCGAGGTCCGCGTGCGCCGTCCGGGCGCCGCGGCCCGCACGCGCGAAGGGTACTTCGTCGGGCAGTGA
- a CDS encoding ABC transporter ATP-binding protein/permease, translated as MSDLRRLASYLLRYRASLIGAVAAALFAAVFFGGAVAMVKPLMTAMVSAAAKGGAPIAVAEGRNAAPTQAAPVPAAPIVVAPAPTAAPQGAPTPAVPAAPEAAAPAQAGPTGPAAAAPAQAAAPTAPEKTEPYEKLLPDWVGRARARIEEIVRPAKEWVLAKDYVRVPLVIIALYSLKALLFFFADYTFRKTGLRATAELRKELYEKSLVQSDMFFLKHSTGEMISRILGDVSRLQSILGSDIGQMLQSVPAAAVMLVVAFWQSWQVTSVCLVAIPLFALAAGRIGKRAKKAARRAQEQQAELVARIEESLIGRRVVQAYGAVEHEKERFADTIDRNLRQEKRVARATSGTPAAMEILGTLALMGLVLFASTMTRAGHLDPKSVFVALLSLGVVFTHVRRVGQLNTTVQQALAAARRIFEVLDEPVVVQDPPHPQPLPRFAREVRFENVSFDYGRGQVIHGVDLVVRAGEAHALVGPSGAGKSTLAMMLPRFIDPTAGRVSIDGVDLRDVLLADLRDQIALVSQETHLFDGTVRANIAYGRPDAPLEAVESAAKAAHAHDFIQALPQGYDTPLGERGSQLSAGQRQRLAIARAFLKDAPILILDEATSALDSKSEREVQVALEALLDGRTALVIAHRLSTVARAHCIHVLDGGRIVESGPHAELLASGGAYARLHALQQT; from the coding sequence GTGTCCGACCTGAGACGCCTCGCCTCCTATCTCCTGCGGTACCGCGCTTCGCTGATCGGCGCGGTCGCCGCCGCGCTGTTCGCGGCGGTCTTCTTCGGCGGCGCCGTGGCGATGGTCAAGCCGCTGATGACCGCGATGGTCTCCGCCGCGGCGAAGGGGGGAGCGCCGATCGCCGTCGCGGAAGGGCGAAACGCCGCGCCGACGCAGGCCGCTCCGGTTCCGGCGGCGCCGATCGTCGTCGCTCCCGCGCCGACGGCGGCGCCCCAGGGCGCGCCGACGCCCGCGGTCCCCGCGGCCCCCGAAGCGGCCGCTCCCGCGCAGGCGGGTCCGACCGGGCCCGCGGCCGCCGCTCCCGCGCAGGCCGCGGCGCCGACGGCGCCGGAAAAGACGGAGCCGTACGAGAAGCTGCTCCCCGACTGGGTGGGCCGCGCGCGGGCGCGGATCGAGGAGATCGTCCGTCCGGCGAAGGAATGGGTCCTCGCGAAGGACTACGTCCGCGTTCCGCTGGTCATCATCGCCCTCTACTCGCTGAAGGCGCTGCTCTTCTTCTTCGCCGACTACACCTTCCGCAAGACCGGGCTCCGCGCCACGGCCGAGCTGCGCAAGGAGCTCTACGAGAAGTCGCTCGTCCAGTCGGACATGTTCTTCCTCAAGCACAGCACGGGGGAGATGATTTCCCGGATTCTCGGCGACGTCTCGCGTCTGCAGTCGATCCTCGGGTCCGACATCGGGCAGATGCTGCAGTCGGTTCCCGCCGCGGCGGTGATGCTGGTCGTCGCCTTTTGGCAGTCGTGGCAGGTGACGTCGGTCTGCCTCGTCGCGATCCCGCTCTTCGCGCTCGCCGCGGGGCGGATCGGCAAGCGGGCGAAGAAGGCGGCGCGGCGCGCGCAGGAACAGCAGGCGGAGCTCGTCGCGCGGATCGAGGAGTCGCTCATCGGGCGGCGCGTCGTGCAGGCCTACGGCGCGGTCGAGCACGAAAAGGAGCGGTTCGCCGACACGATCGACCGCAACCTGCGGCAGGAGAAGCGGGTGGCGCGCGCGACCTCCGGCACCCCGGCCGCGATGGAGATTCTCGGGACGCTGGCCTTGATGGGCCTCGTCCTCTTCGCCAGCACGATGACCCGCGCGGGACACCTCGACCCGAAGAGCGTCTTCGTCGCCCTGCTCTCGCTGGGCGTCGTCTTCACCCACGTGCGCCGCGTCGGCCAGCTCAACACGACCGTGCAGCAGGCGCTGGCGGCGGCGCGCCGGATCTTCGAGGTCCTCGACGAGCCGGTCGTCGTGCAGGACCCGCCGCATCCGCAGCCGCTCCCGCGCTTCGCCCGCGAGGTCCGCTTCGAGAACGTCTCGTTCGACTACGGCCGCGGACAGGTGATCCACGGCGTCGATCTCGTCGTCCGCGCCGGCGAGGCGCACGCCCTCGTCGGGCCTTCGGGCGCGGGCAAGTCGACGCTGGCGATGATGCTGCCGCGCTTCATCGATCCGACGGCCGGACGGGTCTCGATCGACGGCGTCGACCTGCGCGACGTTCTCCTCGCCGACCTGCGGGACCAGATCGCGCTCGTCAGCCAGGAGACGCACCTCTTCGACGGCACCGTCCGCGCGAACATCGCCTACGGCCGCCCCGACGCGCCGCTCGAGGCGGTCGAGTCCGCGGCGAAGGCGGCGCACGCCCACGACTTCATCCAAGCGTTGCCGCAGGGGTACGACACGCCGCTCGGCGAGCGGGGCTCGCAGCTCTCGGCGGGACAGCGCCAGCGTCTGGCGATCGCCCGCGCCTTCCTCAAGGACGCGCCGATCCTGATCCTCGACGAGGCGACGTCGGCCCTCGACTCGAAGTCGGAGCGGGAAGTCCAGGTGGCGCTGGAGGCGCTGCTCGACGGCCGCACGGCGCTGGTGATCGCGCACCGCCTCTCGACCGTCGCGCGGGCGCACTGCATCCACGTGCTCGACGGCGGACGGATCGTCGAATCGGGACCGCACGCCGAGCTGCTCGCGAGCGGCGGGGCCTACGCCCGCCTTCACGCCCTGCAGCAGACCTGA
- a CDS encoding crossover junction endodeoxyribonuclease RuvC: MTGEAGFRVLGVDPGSQRTGFALAVFRGDEVVGLELGVWRVPEGLGRADGLGFLARAMDDFLEGREVDVAAVETPFTKINVRSALVLAEARGALLATLGRRGVPVAEYPPATVKKTICGAGAAEKEQVRRVMLLTVRGLRRFDLSSAGLDATDALALAVTHQAHGRIPAMRGAGR; the protein is encoded by the coding sequence ATGACGGGCGAAGCCGGATTCCGCGTCCTGGGCGTCGATCCCGGGTCCCAGCGGACGGGCTTCGCCCTTGCTGTATTCAGGGGGGACGAGGTCGTCGGCCTCGAGCTCGGAGTCTGGCGCGTGCCGGAGGGACTCGGGCGCGCCGACGGCTTGGGGTTCCTCGCGCGGGCGATGGACGACTTCCTCGAAGGGCGGGAGGTCGACGTCGCCGCGGTGGAAACGCCGTTCACGAAGATCAACGTCCGCTCGGCGCTGGTGCTGGCCGAGGCGCGCGGCGCCCTGCTGGCGACTCTCGGGCGGCGAGGCGTGCCGGTCGCGGAGTATCCGCCGGCGACGGTGAAGAAGACCATCTGCGGCGCGGGGGCGGCGGAGAAGGAACAGGTGCGGCGGGTGATGCTGCTCACCGTGCGCGGATTGCGACGTTTCGATCTTTCGTCGGCCGGACTCGACGCCACGGACGCGTTGGCCCTGGCCGTGACGCATCAGGCGCACGGGCGCATCCCGGCGATGCGGGGAGCCGGACGATGA
- the ruvA gene encoding Holliday junction branch migration protein RuvA, whose product MIGHLRGTLLRKTLPAVLLDVGGVGYEVRLPLSTFEALPAEGAAAELEILTLFRNEALELYGFGSAAEKELFSALLGVGGVGPKIALSLLSALPPGELAAAIQGERPSALERVPGVGKKTAQRLVLELKDKLKAWSAPARGAAAPAGGSRREDALAALENLGYRRVEAEKAVDAASAEAADAPLSGLLRLALRRLGGGR is encoded by the coding sequence ATGATCGGTCATCTGCGGGGAACGCTGCTGCGGAAGACGCTGCCGGCGGTGCTGCTCGACGTCGGCGGGGTCGGCTACGAAGTCCGGCTGCCGCTCTCGACGTTCGAGGCCCTTCCGGCGGAAGGCGCGGCGGCCGAGCTGGAGATCCTCACCCTCTTCCGCAACGAGGCGCTCGAACTCTACGGCTTCGGCTCGGCGGCGGAAAAGGAGCTCTTCTCCGCGCTGCTGGGCGTCGGCGGCGTCGGGCCGAAGATCGCGCTGTCGCTTCTCTCGGCGCTGCCGCCGGGCGAACTCGCGGCGGCGATCCAAGGCGAGCGGCCGTCGGCGCTGGAGCGGGTGCCGGGCGTCGGCAAGAAGACGGCGCAGCGGCTGGTGCTCGAGCTGAAGGACAAGCTGAAGGCTTGGAGCGCGCCGGCGCGCGGCGCGGCGGCGCCGGCCGGGGGAAGCCGGCGGGAAGACGCGCTGGCCGCGCTCGAGAACCTCGGGTACCGTCGGGTCGAGGCGGAGAAGGCCGTGGACGCCGCGTCGGCGGAGGCGGCGGACGCGCCGCTGTCGGGACTGCTGCGGCTTGCGCTGCGCCGGCTCGGCGGGGGACGATGA